A genomic stretch from Enterobacter dykesii includes:
- the mobA gene encoding molybdenum cofactor guanylyltransferase MobA: protein MNLSQEIIGVVLAGGRATRMGGKDKGLQRLNGKPLWQCVADTLAGQVSTMVISANRHIDIYQLSGYAVYQDILEDYPGPLAGMLSVMQQSHGEWFIFCPCDTPFIPSCLVERLLLLRGTAPVVWVHDGERDHPAIALMHRSLAPALQSYLAAGERRVMAFMRESGGHPVDFSDLKSAFLNVNTCEDLQMMQEKR from the coding sequence GTGAATCTTAGCCAGGAAATCATTGGGGTCGTTCTGGCAGGTGGCAGAGCGACGCGAATGGGGGGAAAAGATAAGGGGCTTCAACGCCTGAACGGCAAACCCTTATGGCAATGTGTCGCTGATACGCTCGCAGGCCAGGTGTCGACAATGGTCATCAGTGCTAACCGGCATATCGACATTTACCAGCTCAGCGGGTATGCCGTTTACCAGGATATCCTTGAGGATTACCCGGGACCGCTGGCCGGGATGCTTTCGGTCATGCAACAGTCTCACGGAGAGTGGTTCATCTTCTGTCCCTGCGATACCCCGTTTATTCCGTCCTGTCTTGTAGAACGTTTGTTGCTGCTTCGCGGTACGGCTCCTGTGGTTTGGGTACATGACGGCGAGCGTGATCATCCTGCTATCGCATTGATGCATCGATCGCTAGCGCCAGCTCTGCAGTCCTATCTGGCTGCGGGAGAGCGCAGGGTGATGGCTTTTATGCGCGAGTCTGGCGGTCATCCCGTTGATTTTAGCGATTTAAAATCAGCTTTTTTGAATGTGAATACGTGTGAAGATTTGCAGATGATGCAGGAGAAAAGATGA
- the rbsB gene encoding ribose ABC transporter substrate-binding protein RbsB, whose protein sequence is MNMKKLATLVSAVALSATVSANAMAKDTIALVVSTLNNPFFVSLKDGAQKEADKLGYNLVVLDSQNNPAKELANVQDLTVRGTKILLINPTDSDAVGNAVKMANQAKIPVITLDRQATKGEVVSHIASDNVLGGKIAGDYIAKKAGEGAKVIELQGIAGTSAARERGEGFQQAVAAHKFNVLASQPADFDRTKGLNVMQNLLTAHPDVQAVFAQNDEMALGALRALQTAGKSDVMVVGFDGTPDGEKAVNDGKLAATIAQLPEQIGATGVETADKVLKGEKVQAKYPVDLKLVIKQ, encoded by the coding sequence ATGAACATGAAAAAACTGGCTACCCTGGTTTCTGCTGTCGCGCTGAGCGCAACCGTAAGTGCTAACGCCATGGCGAAAGATACCATCGCGCTGGTTGTCTCTACCCTGAACAACCCGTTCTTCGTCTCCCTGAAGGACGGTGCGCAGAAAGAAGCGGACAAACTGGGCTACAACCTGGTGGTACTGGATTCACAGAACAACCCGGCGAAAGAGCTGGCTAACGTTCAGGACTTAACCGTTCGTGGCACCAAAATTCTGCTGATCAACCCAACCGATTCTGACGCCGTCGGTAACGCCGTTAAAATGGCAAACCAGGCGAAAATTCCGGTGATCACTCTGGACCGCCAGGCAACGAAAGGCGAGGTTGTTAGCCACATTGCGTCTGATAACGTGCTGGGCGGCAAAATCGCGGGTGATTACATCGCGAAGAAAGCCGGCGAAGGCGCGAAAGTTATCGAACTGCAGGGGATTGCCGGTACGTCTGCAGCCCGCGAGCGTGGTGAAGGCTTCCAGCAGGCTGTGGCTGCGCACAAATTCAACGTGCTGGCGAGCCAGCCGGCCGACTTCGACCGTACTAAAGGTCTGAACGTTATGCAGAACCTGCTGACCGCACACCCTGACGTGCAGGCCGTGTTCGCGCAGAACGACGAAATGGCGCTGGGCGCGCTGCGTGCCCTGCAGACTGCAGGTAAATCTGATGTGATGGTTGTCGGATTTGACGGCACGCCGGATGGTGAAAAAGCAGTAAACGATGGCAAACTGGCTGCGACCATCGCTCAGCTGCCTGAGCAGATTGGCGCCACTGGCGTTGAAACTGCCGACAAAGTGCTGAAGGGCGAAAAAGTTCAGGCCAAATACCCGGTTGACCTGAAGCTGGTCATTAAGCAGTAA
- the rbsA gene encoding ribose ABC transporter ATP-binding protein RbsA: MDALLQLKGIDKSFPGVKALSGAALNVYPGRVMALVGENGAGKSTMMKVLTGIYQRDAGSLVWLGKETTFTGPKSSQEAGIGIIHQELNLIPQLTIAENIFLGREFVNRFGKIDWKTMYAEADKLLAKLNLRFKSDRLVGDLSIGDQQMVEIAKVLSFESKVIIMDEPTDALTDTETESLFRVIRELKSQGRGIVYISHRMKEIFEICDDVTVFRDGQFIAEREVATLTEDTLIEMMVGRKLEDQYPHLDKAPGEIRLKVDNLCGPGVNDVTFTLRQGEILGVAGLMGAGRTELMKVLYGALPRTSGYVTLDGHEVVTRSPQDGLANGIVYISEDRKRDGLVLGMSVKENMSLTALRYFSHSGGSLKHKDEQQAVSDFIRLFNVKTPSMEQAIGLLSGGNQQKVAIARGLMTRPKVLILDEPTRGVDVGAKKEIYQLINQFKADGLSIILVSSEMPEVLGMSDRIIVMHEGHLGGEFTREQATQEVLMAAAVGKLNRVNQE; this comes from the coding sequence ATGGACGCATTACTGCAACTCAAAGGGATCGATAAGTCGTTCCCGGGCGTAAAAGCCCTCTCCGGCGCGGCGCTGAACGTCTACCCCGGGCGCGTGATGGCGCTGGTGGGGGAAAACGGTGCCGGCAAATCCACCATGATGAAAGTGCTGACTGGTATCTATCAACGCGATGCCGGTTCACTCGTCTGGCTGGGCAAAGAGACCACCTTCACTGGCCCGAAATCTTCTCAGGAAGCGGGTATCGGCATTATTCACCAGGAGCTGAACCTCATTCCTCAGCTCACCATTGCGGAAAACATCTTCCTCGGCCGCGAGTTTGTTAACCGGTTCGGCAAAATCGACTGGAAAACCATGTATGCCGAGGCGGACAAGCTGCTGGCGAAGCTGAACCTGCGCTTTAAGAGCGACCGCCTGGTAGGCGATCTCTCCATTGGCGATCAGCAGATGGTGGAAATCGCGAAGGTGCTGAGCTTTGAGTCGAAGGTCATCATTATGGATGAACCGACCGACGCCCTGACCGATACTGAAACGGAATCCCTGTTCCGCGTTATCCGCGAGCTGAAGTCGCAGGGGCGCGGGATTGTCTATATCTCTCACCGCATGAAAGAGATCTTCGAGATCTGCGATGACGTCACCGTCTTCCGCGACGGGCAGTTTATTGCCGAGCGCGAAGTCGCCACGCTGACCGAAGATACGCTCATCGAAATGATGGTGGGACGCAAGCTCGAAGATCAGTATCCGCATCTGGATAAAGCGCCGGGAGAGATCCGCCTGAAGGTGGACAACCTCTGCGGTCCTGGCGTGAACGACGTCACCTTTACCCTGCGCCAGGGCGAGATCCTGGGCGTGGCGGGCCTGATGGGCGCGGGACGTACCGAGCTGATGAAAGTGCTCTACGGCGCACTGCCGCGCACCAGCGGTTATGTCACCCTTGACGGTCATGAAGTGGTCACCCGCTCTCCGCAGGATGGTCTGGCGAACGGCATCGTCTATATCTCCGAAGACCGCAAACGCGACGGCCTGGTGCTGGGGATGTCGGTTAAAGAGAACATGTCCCTGACCGCGCTGCGCTATTTCAGCCATAGCGGCGGTAGCCTGAAGCATAAAGATGAGCAGCAGGCGGTCAGCGATTTTATCCGCCTCTTTAACGTCAAGACCCCGTCGATGGAGCAGGCGATTGGCCTGTTGTCCGGCGGTAATCAGCAGAAAGTGGCGATTGCGCGCGGGCTGATGACGCGCCCGAAAGTGCTGATCCTCGATGAGCCAACCCGCGGCGTAGACGTGGGCGCGAAGAAAGAGATTTATCAGCTGATTAACCAGTTCAAGGCCGACGGTCTGAGCATCATTCTGGTCTCTTCCGAGATGCCAGAAGTATTAGGCATGAGCGATCGCATTATCGTCATGCATGAAGGGCATCTCGGCGGTGAATTCACTCGCGAGCAGGCCACCCAGGAAGTTCTGATGGCTGCCGCTGTGGGCAAGCTTAATCGCGTGAATCAGGAGTAA
- the mdtD gene encoding multidrug transporter subunit MdtD, translating to MTTKKARSMAGLPWIAAMAFFMQALDATILNTALPAIAQSLNRSPLAMQSAIISYTLTVAMLIPVSGWLADRFGTRRVFMLAVTLFTLGSLACALSSSLTELVIFRVLQGIGGAMMMPVARLALLRAYPRSELLPVLNFVTMPGLVGPILGPVLGGVFVTWASWHWIFLINIPIGVVGLLYARKYMPNFTTPRRSFDMGGFFLFGLSLVLFSSGMELFGEKIVATWLALSVILGGILLFLLYIRHARRHPTPLISLGLFNTRTFSVGIAGNIASRLGTGCVPFLMPLMLQVGFGYPALIAGCMMAPTAMGSILAKSTVTQVLRWFGYRKTLVGVTVFIGLMIAQFSLQSAALPVWMLILPLFVLGMAMSTQFTSMNTITLADLTDENASSGNSVLAVTQQLSISLGVAVSAAVLRFYEGFDSANTVEQFHYTFITMGALTVVSALVFMLLKPKDGRNLIKERHKEKAKPNRVPSEQE from the coding sequence ATGACAACGAAAAAAGCGCGCAGCATGGCCGGATTGCCGTGGATTGCAGCCATGGCGTTTTTTATGCAGGCACTGGATGCCACCATCCTCAACACAGCGCTTCCCGCTATAGCGCAAAGCCTTAACCGCTCCCCGCTGGCGATGCAGTCCGCTATCATCAGCTACACCCTGACGGTCGCAATGTTAATTCCGGTCAGCGGGTGGCTGGCCGACCGCTTTGGCACCCGCAGAGTTTTCATGCTGGCCGTAACGCTCTTTACGCTCGGTTCGCTGGCCTGTGCGCTCTCCTCATCCTTAACGGAGCTGGTTATCTTCCGCGTATTGCAGGGCATTGGCGGCGCGATGATGATGCCTGTGGCGCGTCTTGCCTTGCTGCGAGCCTACCCCAGGAGCGAACTGCTTCCCGTGCTCAACTTCGTCACCATGCCGGGCCTGGTTGGCCCGATTCTTGGCCCGGTACTCGGTGGTGTGTTTGTCACCTGGGCTAGCTGGCACTGGATCTTCCTGATTAATATTCCAATTGGCGTTGTGGGACTTCTGTATGCCCGCAAATATATGCCGAACTTCACCACGCCAAGGCGCAGCTTCGACATGGGCGGCTTTTTCCTGTTTGGCCTGAGCCTGGTGTTATTCTCCAGCGGGATGGAGCTGTTTGGCGAGAAGATCGTCGCGACGTGGTTAGCGCTCTCCGTCATCCTCGGCGGTATTCTGCTGTTCCTTCTTTATATACGTCACGCGCGCCGTCATCCGACACCGCTGATCTCCCTGGGGCTCTTTAACACCCGAACGTTTTCCGTAGGGATTGCAGGGAACATTGCGTCTCGTCTGGGGACGGGTTGCGTACCGTTCCTGATGCCATTGATGCTGCAGGTGGGTTTCGGCTACCCGGCCCTGATTGCCGGGTGCATGATGGCGCCCACGGCAATGGGCTCGATTCTGGCAAAATCAACCGTGACACAGGTGCTGCGCTGGTTTGGCTATCGCAAAACGCTGGTTGGCGTGACGGTCTTTATCGGCCTGATGATTGCGCAGTTCTCGCTGCAATCCGCCGCGCTACCCGTATGGATGCTGATCCTGCCGCTGTTTGTGTTGGGCATGGCGATGTCAACGCAGTTCACGTCGATGAACACCATCACCCTCGCCGACCTGACTGACGAGAACGCCAGCAGCGGCAACAGCGTGCTGGCCGTCACACAACAATTATCGATAAGTCTGGGCGTTGCCGTGAGTGCAGCGGTGCTGAGGTTTTATGAGGGTTTTGACAGCGCGAATACCGTTGAGCAGTTCCACTATACCTTTATTACCATGGGCGCACTTACCGTGGTATCGGCGCTGGTCTTTATGCTGTTAAAACCGAAAGACGGCCGAAACCTAATTAAAGAGCGTCACAAAGAGAAAGCTAAACCGAACCGCGTTCCATCAGAACAGGAGTAA
- the mobB gene encoding molybdopterin-guanine dinucleotide biosynthesis protein MobB, whose product MIPVVAISAWSGTGKTTLLKKLIPALCARGIRPGLIKHSHHNMDIDMPGKDSYELRKAGAAQTMVASPQRWALMTETPDEVPLDLAYLVSRMDHAMLDLVLVEGFKHEAVPKILLFRSDAGHDFSELTLDEHVIAVASDVVLPLEVPMLDLNDVEGIAEFIVEWSAI is encoded by the coding sequence ATGATACCTGTTGTCGCCATTTCCGCCTGGAGTGGGACCGGAAAAACCACGCTGCTGAAAAAACTCATTCCTGCGCTTTGTGCCAGAGGTATCCGTCCAGGATTGATTAAGCATAGCCATCACAACATGGATATCGATATGCCAGGAAAAGACAGCTATGAGCTGCGTAAGGCCGGAGCAGCGCAAACGATGGTAGCAAGTCCTCAGCGCTGGGCGTTAATGACAGAAACGCCGGATGAGGTGCCGCTGGATCTCGCTTATCTGGTCAGTCGGATGGATCATGCCATGCTGGATCTGGTGCTGGTTGAGGGATTTAAGCATGAGGCAGTGCCTAAGATCCTGCTGTTCAGAAGCGATGCCGGGCATGATTTCAGCGAATTAACGCTGGATGAGCATGTGATTGCGGTGGCCAGTGATGTTGTATTGCCGCTTGAAGTTCCGATGCTGGATTTAAATGATGTGGAAGGGATTGCGGAGTTTATAGTGGAGTGGAGTGCCATCTGA
- the rbsC gene encoding ribose ABC transporter permease, with protein sequence MTTQAVSGRRYFTKAWLMEQKSLIALLVLIAIVSTMSPNFFTVNNLFNILQQTSVNAIMAVGMTLVILTSGIDLSVGSLLALTGAIAASIVGIEANALVAVAAALAAGAAIGAVTGVIVAKGRVQAFIATLVMMLLLRGVTMVYTNGSPVNTGFTDNADLFGWFGIGRPLGVPTPVWIMAIVFLAAWYMLHHTRLGRYIYALGGNEAATRLSGISVNKVKIIVYSLCGLLASLAGIIEVARLSSAQPTAGTGYELDAIAAVVLGGTSLAGGKGRIVGTLIGALILGFLNNGLNLLGVSSYYQMIVKAVVILLAVLVDNKKQ encoded by the coding sequence ATGACTACCCAGGCTGTTTCTGGTCGCCGCTATTTCACAAAGGCATGGCTGATGGAACAAAAATCGCTGATTGCCCTGCTGGTGCTGATCGCGATTGTGTCGACCATGAGCCCGAACTTTTTCACCGTAAATAACCTGTTCAACATTCTGCAGCAGACGTCTGTGAACGCCATTATGGCGGTCGGCATGACGCTGGTGATTTTGACCTCGGGTATCGATCTGTCCGTCGGTTCCCTGCTGGCGCTCACCGGCGCGATCGCCGCTTCGATTGTCGGCATTGAAGCCAACGCGCTGGTGGCCGTGGCCGCTGCCCTGGCGGCAGGCGCGGCGATTGGTGCCGTAACCGGCGTGATTGTGGCAAAAGGCCGCGTTCAGGCGTTTATCGCCACGCTGGTGATGATGCTGCTGCTGCGCGGTGTGACCATGGTGTACACCAACGGCAGCCCGGTTAATACCGGCTTTACCGATAACGCGGATCTGTTTGGCTGGTTCGGTATCGGTCGCCCGCTGGGTGTTCCGACCCCGGTCTGGATCATGGCTATCGTCTTCCTGGCGGCGTGGTACATGCTGCACCACACCCGTCTGGGCCGCTATATTTATGCGCTTGGCGGTAACGAAGCGGCAACGCGCCTGTCCGGGATCAGCGTTAATAAAGTCAAAATTATCGTTTACTCCCTGTGCGGTCTGCTGGCATCGCTGGCAGGTATCATCGAAGTGGCGCGCCTCTCTTCTGCGCAGCCGACGGCAGGTACGGGGTATGAGCTGGATGCCATTGCGGCAGTGGTTCTGGGCGGTACGAGTCTTGCGGGCGGTAAAGGTCGCATTGTTGGGACATTGATCGGCGCACTGATTCTTGGTTTCCTGAATAATGGTTTGAATTTGTTAGGTGTTTCCTCCTATTACCAGATGATCGTTAAGGCAGTGGTGATTTTGCTGGCGGTACTGGTAGACAACAAAAAACAGTAA
- the rbsR gene encoding ribose operon transcriptional repressor RbsR: MATMKDVARMAGVSTSTVSHVINNDRFVSEAIREKVEAAVKELNYAPSALARSLKLNQTRTIGMLITASTNPFYSELVRGVERSCFERGYSLVLCNTEGDEQRMNRNLETLMQKRVDGLLLLCTETHQPSKEIIQRYPSIPTVMMDWAPFDGTSDLIQDNSLLGGDMATQYLIDKGYTRIACITGPLDKTPARLRLEGYLSAMARAGLSVPEGYRITGDFEFHGGFEAMQTLLAQPQRPQAVFIGNDAMAFGAYQALYQAGLRVPDDMAVIGYDDIELASYMTPPLTTIHQPKDELGELAIDVLIHRMAQPTLQQQRLQLTPVLMERGSV; this comes from the coding sequence TTGGCCACAATGAAAGATGTCGCCCGCATGGCGGGTGTTTCTACCTCGACGGTCTCCCACGTTATAAACAACGATCGCTTCGTCAGCGAGGCGATTCGGGAGAAAGTCGAAGCTGCGGTAAAAGAACTCAACTATGCGCCGTCTGCGCTGGCGCGCAGCCTTAAGCTCAACCAGACGCGCACCATCGGTATGCTGATCACCGCCAGTACCAACCCCTTTTATTCAGAACTGGTTCGCGGCGTGGAGCGCAGCTGCTTCGAGCGTGGCTACAGCCTGGTGCTGTGTAATACCGAGGGTGACGAGCAGCGCATGAATCGTAACCTGGAAACGCTGATGCAAAAACGCGTCGACGGGCTATTGCTGCTCTGCACCGAAACGCACCAGCCCTCGAAAGAGATTATCCAGCGCTATCCTTCGATTCCCACCGTGATGATGGACTGGGCGCCGTTCGACGGAACCAGCGATCTCATTCAGGATAACTCCCTGCTGGGCGGCGATATGGCGACTCAGTATCTGATTGATAAAGGCTATACCCGCATCGCCTGTATTACCGGTCCGCTGGATAAAACCCCGGCGCGTTTGCGTCTGGAAGGGTATCTCTCCGCCATGGCGCGGGCGGGCCTTTCCGTGCCGGAAGGGTACCGTATCACCGGTGATTTTGAGTTTCACGGTGGTTTTGAAGCGATGCAGACGCTGCTGGCGCAGCCTCAGCGTCCGCAGGCGGTGTTTATCGGCAACGACGCCATGGCGTTTGGTGCCTATCAGGCGTTATATCAGGCGGGGCTACGCGTGCCTGATGATATGGCGGTGATTGGCTATGACGATATCGAACTGGCCAGCTACATGACGCCGCCGCTGACCACGATCCATCAGCCAAAAGATGAACTGGGCGAGCTGGCCATCGATGTGTTGATCCATCGTATGGCGCAGCCCACGCTGCAACAGCAACGCCTGCAGCTTACTCCTGTTCTGATGGAACGCGGTTCGGTTTAG
- a CDS encoding FadR/GntR family transcriptional regulator, with translation MPLSAQQLAAQKNLSYVLAEKLAQRILAGKYAPGSILPGEMELGEQFGVSRTAVREAVKTLTAKGMVLPRPRIGTRVMPQSNWNFLDQELLSWWMTEDNFHQVVDHFLVMRSSLEPQACLLAATLGTAEQKAQLNALMEEMVFLKKHFNRERWVEVDMAWHEHIYMMSANPFLTSFASLFHSVYHTYFTSITQNEVVKLDLHQAIVDAIQESDGQRALSACQALLAAPTHQQVNK, from the coding sequence ATGCCATTAAGCGCACAACAGCTGGCCGCCCAAAAAAACCTGTCGTACGTGCTGGCAGAAAAGCTGGCTCAGCGGATTTTAGCGGGTAAATATGCCCCGGGTAGCATCCTGCCGGGAGAAATGGAGCTGGGTGAGCAGTTTGGGGTGAGCCGTACCGCCGTGCGCGAAGCGGTGAAAACCCTAACGGCAAAAGGTATGGTGCTTCCACGGCCTCGCATTGGCACACGCGTGATGCCACAGAGTAACTGGAATTTCCTCGATCAGGAGCTGCTCTCCTGGTGGATGACGGAAGATAACTTTCACCAGGTCGTCGATCACTTTCTGGTGATGCGCAGCAGCCTTGAACCTCAGGCATGTCTGCTTGCCGCCACGCTAGGAACTGCAGAGCAGAAAGCGCAGCTTAACGCGTTGATGGAAGAGATGGTGTTCCTGAAAAAACACTTCAACCGCGAACGCTGGGTTGAGGTCGATATGGCCTGGCATGAACACATCTATATGATGAGCGCCAATCCGTTTCTCACCTCTTTTGCCTCTTTATTTCATTCGGTGTATCACACCTACTTTACCTCTATTACACAAAACGAAGTGGTAAAACTGGATTTGCACCAGGCGATTGTTGATGCCATCCAGGAAAGCGACGGGCAGCGAGCCCTGAGTGCGTGCCAGGCATTGCTGGCCGCGCCAACCCACCAGCAGGTAAATAAATGA
- a CDS encoding serine/threonine protein kinase, giving the protein MNDQAFTFQTLHPDTIMDALFEQGIRVDSGLTPLNSYENRVYQFQDEDRQRFVVKFYRPERWSAEQIQEEHQFAHDLLDDDVPVAAPLKFNDQTLLTHEGFYYAVFPSLGGRQFEADNIDQMEWVARYLGRIHQTGRKKAFIARPTIGIQEYLIEPRGIFETSAMIPTALKDDFLNATDKLIAAVKTFWRDDISVLRLHGDCHAGNILWRDGPLFVDLDDARMGPAVQDLWMLLNGDKAEQRMQLETIIEAYEEFSPFNSDEIALIEPLRAMRFVYYLAWLIRRWDDPAFPRNFPWLTGEDYWRSQISTFTEQVKVLQEPPLQLTPMY; this is encoded by the coding sequence ATGAACGACCAGGCTTTTACTTTCCAGACATTACACCCGGACACCATTATGGATGCCCTGTTTGAACAGGGTATTCGGGTGGATTCCGGGTTAACACCGTTAAACAGCTACGAAAACCGCGTCTATCAGTTTCAGGATGAGGATCGTCAGCGCTTCGTCGTAAAATTCTATCGTCCTGAACGCTGGTCCGCAGAACAAATTCAGGAAGAGCATCAGTTTGCTCACGATCTGCTGGATGACGATGTTCCCGTTGCCGCACCGCTAAAATTCAATGACCAAACGCTCCTCACGCACGAAGGGTTTTACTACGCTGTATTCCCGAGCCTGGGTGGCCGCCAGTTTGAAGCGGATAATATCGATCAGATGGAGTGGGTTGCCCGCTATCTTGGGCGCATACACCAGACGGGACGCAAAAAAGCCTTTATTGCCCGCCCGACTATCGGGATTCAGGAATACCTTATTGAGCCACGCGGAATATTCGAAACGTCTGCCATGATCCCCACTGCGTTAAAGGATGATTTCCTCAACGCCACCGATAAGCTCATTGCTGCTGTTAAAACCTTCTGGCGCGACGATATTTCCGTCCTGCGCCTGCATGGCGATTGCCATGCCGGAAATATCCTCTGGCGTGATGGCCCGCTGTTTGTCGATCTCGATGATGCGCGTATGGGGCCAGCGGTTCAGGACCTGTGGATGCTGCTCAATGGTGATAAAGCCGAGCAACGCATGCAGCTTGAAACCATTATTGAAGCTTATGAAGAATTTAGCCCGTTTAATTCAGACGAAATTGCCCTGATTGAGCCTTTACGTGCGATGCGTTTTGTTTATTATCTCGCATGGTTAATCAGGCGTTGGGACGATCCCGCATTTCCCCGGAATTTCCCGTGGCTTACCGGAGAGGATTACTGGCGTAGCCAGATATCTACATTTACTGAGCAGGTTAAGGTTCTTCAGGAACCCCCTCTGCAATTAACGCCGATGTATTAA
- a CDS encoding YihD family protein, translating to MKCKRLNEVIELLQPAWQKEPELNLMQFLQKLAKESGFDGDLADLSDDILIYHLKMRDSAKDAVIPGIQKDYEEDFKTALLRARGVIKE from the coding sequence ATGAAATGTAAACGTCTGAATGAAGTTATTGAACTCCTCCAGCCCGCCTGGCAAAAAGAGCCAGAGCTAAATCTGATGCAATTTTTACAGAAACTGGCGAAAGAGTCAGGTTTTGACGGTGATCTGGCAGACCTTTCTGACGACATCCTGATCTATCACCTTAAAATGCGTGACTCTGCCAAAGATGCTGTTATTCCTGGTATTCAGAAAGATTATGAGGAAGATTTTAAGACCGCATTACTGCGCGCCCGAGGCGTAATTAAAGAGTAA
- the rbsK gene encoding ribokinase, with translation MKTAGNLVVLGSINADHILNLESFPAPGETVTGNQYQVAFGGKGANQAVAAGRSGAKIAFIACTGDDDTGERVRKQLASDNIDIAPVSVVAGESTGVALIFVNAEGENVIGIHAGANAALTTERVEAQRAIIAGAEALLMQLESPVESVLAAAKIAHENHTTVVLNPAPARVLSDELLALVDIITPNETEAEKLTGISVENDDDAARAARALHDKGIGTVIITLGSRGVWASVNGEGRRVPGFKVKAIDTIAAGDTFNGALVTALLEGKRMDDAIRFAHAAAAIAVTRKGAQPSVPWRKEIDEFLSQQG, from the coding sequence ATGAAAACCGCAGGCAACCTCGTCGTCCTTGGCAGTATCAATGCCGATCACATTCTTAACCTTGAATCGTTCCCTGCACCGGGCGAAACCGTCACGGGTAACCAGTATCAGGTGGCATTTGGCGGTAAAGGTGCCAACCAGGCTGTCGCTGCGGGTCGCAGCGGGGCGAAAATTGCGTTTATCGCCTGCACGGGTGATGACGATACCGGCGAGCGCGTACGCAAACAGCTGGCGAGCGATAATATCGATATCGCACCGGTCAGCGTGGTTGCAGGGGAATCGACCGGCGTGGCGCTGATTTTCGTCAACGCTGAAGGTGAGAATGTTATCGGTATTCATGCTGGCGCTAACGCTGCGCTGACGACGGAGCGCGTAGAAGCGCAACGTGCCATCATCGCCGGAGCGGAAGCCCTGCTGATGCAGCTGGAATCACCGGTTGAAAGCGTTCTGGCTGCCGCGAAAATTGCGCATGAAAATCATACCACTGTCGTACTTAACCCGGCCCCGGCCCGTGTATTATCAGACGAGCTGCTGGCGCTGGTGGACATCATTACGCCAAACGAAACCGAAGCCGAAAAGCTGACGGGCATTAGCGTAGAAAATGATGACGATGCTGCGCGAGCCGCGCGTGCACTGCATGATAAGGGCATCGGTACCGTGATTATCACCCTTGGTAGCCGTGGGGTGTGGGCAAGCGTCAATGGCGAAGGCCGTCGCGTGCCGGGCTTTAAGGTCAAAGCGATTGATACCATCGCAGCGGGAGATACCTTCAACGGTGCACTGGTCACCGCGCTGCTGGAAGGCAAGAGAATGGATGACGCTATTCGCTTCGCTCACGCTGCTGCCGCGATTGCGGTAACGCGCAAGGGCGCCCAGCCTTCCGTTCCGTGGCGTAAAGAGATCGATGAATTCTTAAGTCAGCAGGGGTAA
- the dsbA gene encoding thiol:disulfide interchange protein DsbA, whose translation MKKIWLALAGMILAFSASAAQFTDGKQFITLDKPVAGEPQVLEFFSFYCPHCYQFEQVLHVSDNVKKKLPEGTKMTKYHVEFLGPLGKDLTQAWAVAMALGVEDKITAPMFEAVQKTQTVQTTADIRKVFVDAGVKGEEYDAAWNSFVVKSLVAQQEKAAADLQLQGVPAMFVNGKYQLNMQGMDTSSMDIFVQQYADTVKYLVEKK comes from the coding sequence ATGAAAAAAATTTGGCTGGCGCTGGCAGGTATGATTCTGGCATTTAGCGCTTCTGCTGCGCAGTTTACCGACGGAAAACAGTTCATCACGCTGGACAAGCCGGTCGCTGGCGAGCCACAGGTTCTGGAGTTCTTCTCGTTCTATTGCCCACACTGCTATCAGTTCGAGCAGGTTCTGCATGTGTCTGACAACGTTAAGAAAAAGCTGCCAGAAGGCACCAAAATGACCAAGTACCACGTCGAGTTCCTGGGCCCATTGGGTAAAGACCTGACCCAGGCGTGGGCGGTTGCGATGGCACTGGGCGTGGAAGATAAGATCACTGCGCCAATGTTTGAAGCCGTACAGAAAACCCAGACCGTTCAGACCACTGCGGATATTCGTAAAGTGTTCGTTGATGCCGGCGTGAAAGGTGAAGAGTATGACGCTGCATGGAACAGCTTTGTGGTGAAATCTCTGGTTGCTCAGCAGGAAAAAGCAGCTGCTGACCTTCAGCTTCAGGGCGTTCCGGCGATGTTTGTTAACGGCAAATACCAGCTGAACATGCAGGGCATGGACACCAGCAGCATGGATATCTTCGTACAACAGTATGCTGATACCGTGAAATACCTGGTTGAGAAGAAGTAA